One segment of Cynocephalus volans isolate mCynVol1 chromosome 8, mCynVol1.pri, whole genome shotgun sequence DNA contains the following:
- the LOC134383507 gene encoding src substrate cortactin-like: MWKASAGHAVSITPDDGGADDWETDPDFVNDVSEKEQRWGAKTVQGSGHQEHINIHKLRENVFQEHQTLKEKELETGPKASHGYGGKFGVEQDRMDKSAVGHEYQSKLSKHCSQVDSVRGFGGKFGVQMDRVDQSAVGFEYQGKTEKHASQKDYSSGFGGKYGVQADRVDKSAVGFDYQGKTEKHESQRDYSRGFGGKYGIDKDKVDKSAVGFDYQGKTEKHESQRDYVKGFGGKFGVQTDRQDKCALGWDHQEKLQLHESQKDYSKGFGGKYGVQKDRMDKNASTFEDVAKVSSAYQKTIPVEAVTSKTSNIRANFENLAKEKEQEDRRKAEAERAPRMAKERQEQEEARRELQEQARAKKQTPPASPAPQPAEEGPPTSPVYEDAASFKAEPSYSSPEGGSEPEPVYSKEGADYQQASSLQGPAYAPEAVYETTEAPGHYQAEENAYDEYENDLGITAIALYDYQAAGDDEISFDPDDIITNIEMIDDGWWRGVCKGRYGLFPANYVELRQ, encoded by the coding sequence ATGTGGAAAGCTTCGGCAGGCCACGCCGTGTCCATCACCCCGGATGATGGGGGAGCTGACGACTGGGAAACTGACCCCGATTTTGTGAATGATGTcagtgaaaaagaacaaagatggggCGCCAAAACTGTGCAGGGGTCCGGGCACCAGGAGCACATCAACATACACAAGCTGAGAGAGAATGTTTTTCAAGAACACCAGACCCTTAAGGAGAAGGAGCTGGAAACAGGACCAAAAGCCTCCCACGGCTATGGAGGGAAATTTGGCGTGGAACAAGACAGAATGGATAAATCAGCTGTCGGCCATGAATATCAGTCAAAACTTTCCAAGCACTGCTCGCAGGTTGACTCAGTCCGGGGTTTTGGAGGCAAGTTTGGGGTCCAGATGGACAGAGTTGATCAGTCTGCTGTGGGCTTTGAGTACCAAGGCAAGACCGAGAAGCACGCCTCCCAGAAAGACTACTCGAGTGGTTTCGGCGGCAAGTACGGTGTGCAGGCTGACCGCGTGGACAAGAGCGCCGTGGGCTTCGACTACCAGGGCAAGACGGAGAAGCACGAGTCACAGAGAGATTACTCCAGAGGCTTTGGTGGCAAGTATGGCATTGACAAAGACAAGGTGGACAAGAGCGCTGTGGGCTTCGACTACCAGGGCAAGACGGAGAAGCACGAGTCACAGAGAGACTATGTGAAAGGGTTTGGAGGAAAATTTGGtgtgcagacagacagacaagacAAATGTGCCCTTGGCTGGGATCACCAGGAGAAATTGCAGCTGCATGAATCCCAAAAAGACTATTCCAAAGGATTTGGTGGGAAATATGGCGTGCAGAAGGATCGGATGGATAAGAACGCTTCAACCTTTGAAGACGTTGCAAAGGTGTCCTCTGCTTACCAGAAGACGATCCCTGTCGAAGCCGTCACCAGCAAAACCAGTAACATCAGAGCCAACTTTGAAAACCTTGCcaaggagaaggagcaggaggacagGCGGAAGGCGGAGGCGGAGCGAGCACCGAGGATGGCCAAGgagaggcaggagcaggaggaggcccGGAGGGAGCTGCAGGAGCAAGCCAGAGCCAAAAAGCAGACGCCCCCTGCGTCCCCAGCTCCGCAGCCAGCTGAGGAGGGGCCGCCCACCAGCCCCGTCTATGAGGACGCGGCTTCATTCAAGGCAGAGCCAAGCTACAGTAGCCCCGAGGGCGGGAGTGAGCCGGAGCCTGTGTACAGCAAGGAGGGCGCCGACTACCAGCAGGCCAGCAGCCTGCAGGGCCCGGCCTACGCCCCGGAGGCTGTCTATGAAACCACAGAGGCCCCCGGCCACTACCAAGCAGAGGAAAACGCCTATGACGAATATGAAAATGACTTGGGGATTACGGCCATTGCCCTCTATGACTATCAGGCTGCGGGAGATGACGAAATCTCTTTTGACCCTGACGACATCATCACCAACATCGAGATGATCGATGacggctggtggcgtggggtgtgcAAGGGCCGCTACGGGCTCTTCCCTGCCAACTACGTGGAACTGCGGCAGTAG
- the LOC134384425 gene encoding LOW QUALITY PROTEIN: liprin-alpha-1-like (The sequence of the model RefSeq protein was modified relative to this genomic sequence to represent the inferred CDS: deleted 1 base in 1 codon) — protein sequence MMREVMPTISEAEGSPGGSGSHASGSPSQADADSHIEQLMVSTLEERDRLLDTLRETQETLALTQGKLHDVVHERDSLQSQLKTALPQEFAALMKELNVCREELLEREEEIAELKAERNNTRLLLEHLECLVSRHERSLRMTVVKRQAQSPAGVSSEVKVLKALKSLFEHHKALDEKVRERLRVALERCGLLEEELGATHKELMILKERNKQKKTLTDGALDMNREQENTPSTNGKRSSDGLLSHEEDLAKVIELQLVIDKQLREQSQMKEHLAALSSHVAELEEDLYTAREDLIKSEEMNTKLQRDIREAMVQKEDMEERITTLEKCSLAAQREAMSVHDLNDKLENEIANKDSMHRQTEDKNRQLQEQLELVEQKLQQTMRKAETLPEVEAELAQRVAALSKAEERQGNTEERLRQMETQLEEKNQELQRARQREKMNEEHNKSLSDTVDKLLSESNERLQLHRKERMAALEEKNSLLGEVENAKKQLEDTQHDKDQLVLIIEALRAELDQMRLRGASLHHGRPHLGSVPDFRCPVADSHTDSYSTSAVLRRPQKGRLAALRDEPSKVQTLNEEDWERAQQASVLANAAQAFESDVDVSDGEDEDAMDVRNSSGSQDGPVSNPSSSNSSQDSCHKAPKKKGIKSSISRLFGKKEKGRPGQAGKESLRHPAVSKTDNASQDTLSLSKLGGQAEKNRKLPKKHELLDEARRQGLPFAQWDGPTIVVWLELWVGMPAWYVAACRANVKSGAIMSTLSDTEMKREIGISNPLHRLKLRLAIQEIMALTSPSSPPTSRTTLAYGDMNHEWIGNEWLPSLGLPQYCSYFMQCLVDARMLEHLTKKDLRGQLKMVDGFHRNSFQCGMMCLRRLNYDRKELERKREESQHEVKDVLVWSNDRVIRWILSIGLKAYAKNLLGSGVHGALLALDETFDFNALALLLRIPTRNTQARAVLQREFNNLLVMGTDRRFDEDDDKSFRRAPSWGKKFRAKDIRGLAAASMSIHAINILSYQFMFLYLILVFQMNVL from the exons ATGATGCGTGAGGTGATGCCAACCATCAGTGAAGCCGAAGGCTccccaggaggaagtgggagcCATGCGTCCGGCTCCCCTTCACAGGCAGACGCAGATTCACATATAGAACAGTTGATGGTCTCCACGCTAGAAGAAAGGGACCGACTTCTTGACACTCTTAGAGAGACTCAAGAAACGCTGGCATTAACCCAGGGGAAATTACACGATGTTGTTCATGAAAGAGATTCCTTGCAGAGCCAGCTCAAAACTGCACTTCCACAGGAGTTTGCTGCACTTATGAAGGAACTGAATGTATGCAGGGAGGAGCTCcttgaaagggaagaagaaattgctgaactgaaagcagaaaggaatAACACCAGGCTGCTTTTAGAACATCTGGAATGCCTTGTCTCTAGGCACGAGAGGTCTCTCAGGATGACCGTGGTGAAGAGACAGGCACAGTCCCCAGCAGGTGTGTCCAGCGAAGTCAAAGTGCTCAAAGCACTGAAGTCCTTGTTTGAGCACCACAAAGCTCTGGAtgaaaaggtgagagagagatTACGAGTAGCACTTGAGAGGTGTGGTTTGTTAGAAGAAGAATTAGGTGCCACACACAAAGAGCTAATGATTCTTAAAGAAcggaataagcagaaaaaaacactaacagaTGGAGCACTTGACATGAACCGTGAACAAGAAAATACCCCGAGCACGAATGGAAAGAGATCTTCTGATGGTTTGTTAAGCCACGAGGAGGACCTTGCTAAAGTAATAGAGCTCCAGTTAGTCATAGACAAGCAATTGAGGGAGCAGAGCCAAATGAAAGAGCACCTGGCTGCCCTCTccagtcacgtggcagagctggaggaagatctctac acagccagggaagacttgatcaaatctgaggagatgaacacgaaattgcaacgggacattCGAGAAGCCATGGTCCaaaaggaagacatggaagagagaatcactaCTCTTGAAAAATGCTCCCTCGCTGCACAGCGTGAAGCCATGTCTGTGCATGACCTCAATGataaacttgaaaatgaaattgcaaacaAAGATTCTATGCATCGCCAGACCGAGGATAAAAACCGCCAGTTACAGGAACAGCTGGAATTAGTggagcaaaagctgcagcagacCATGAGGAAAGCCGAGACACTCCCGGAGGTGGAGGCGGAGCTGGCGCAGAGGGTGGCAGCGCTCTCGAAGGCTGAAGAGAGACAGGGCAACACTGAAGAAAGGTTAAGACAGATGGAGACGCAGCTGGAGGAAAAGAACCAAGAACTGCAGCgggcaaggcagagagaaaaaatgaatgaagagcatAATAAAAGTTTATCAGACACTGTTGACAAGCTTCTTTCAGAATCTAATGAGAGGCTCCAGCTTCATCGGAAAGAGAGAATGGCTGCTCTAGAAGAAAAGAATTCTCTGTTAGGAgaagttgaaaatgcaaaaaagcaatTAGAAGATACACAACATGATAAGGATCAGCTCGTCTTAATCATTGAAGCATTGAGGGCTGAACTAGACCAAATGAGACTAAGAGGTGCTTCACTTCATCATGGCCGACCCCACTTGGGCAGTGTCCCAGATTTCAGGTGCCCTGTGGCAGACAGTCACACAGATTCCTACAGCACCAGTGCAGTGTTGCGGCGCCCCCAGAAAGGCCGCCTAGCTGCTCTACGGGATGAGCCTTCCAAGGTACAAACTCTTAATGAAGAGGATTGGGAACGTGCCCAACAGGCTAGTGTCTTAGCAAATGCAGCACAAGCTTTTGAGAGCGATGTCGATGTGTCTGATGGTGAAGATGAGGACGCCATGGACGTGAGAAACTCGTCAGGCTCCCAGGACGGTCCCGTGAGCAATCCCAGCAGTAGTAACAGCAGCCAGGACTCGTGCCacaaagccccaaagaagaaGGGTATCAAGTCCTCTATCAGCCGCTTGTttggcaagaaagaaaagggccGACCTGGACAAGCTGGCAAAGAATCATTACGACACCCTGCTGTTTCAAAGACAGATAATGCATCTCAAGATACCTTGTCACTGAGCAAATTGGGAGGACAGGCTGAAAAAAATCGTAAACTTCCAAAAAAGCATGAATTGCTCGATGAAGCCCGAAGACAAGGTTTGCCTTTTGCCCAGTGGGATGGGCCAACCATAGTTGTGTGGTTGGAGCTCTGGGTGGGGATGCCCGCCTGGTATGTGGCTGCCTGCCGAGCCAACGTGAAGAGCGGGGCCATCATGTCAACCCTGTCGGACACCGAGATGAAGCGTGAGATCGGCATCAGCAACCCCCTGCATAGGCTGAAGCTGAGGCTGGCCATCCAAGAGATCATGGCTCTTACTAGCCCGTCCAGCCCTCCCACGTCACGAACAACACTCGCATATGGGGACATGAACCACGAGTGGATTGGGAACGAGTGGCTGCCCAGCCTGGGCCTCCCTCAGTACTGCAGCTACTTCATGCAGTGCCTGGTGGACGCCAGGATGCTGGAGCACCTGACCAAGAAGGACCTCCGCGGGCAGCTGAAAATGGTCGACGGTTTCCACAGAAACAGTTTCCAGTGTGGAATGATGTGCCTGAGAAGATTAAACTATGACcgaaaagaactggaaagaaaaagagaagaaagtcagcaTGAAGTAAAAGATGTGCTTGTTTGGAGCAATGATCGAGTGATTCGCTGGATCCTGTCAATTGGCCTTAAAGCATATGCAAAGAATCTTTTAGGGAGTGGCGTTCACGGTGCCCTTCTGGCCTTAGATGAAACCTTTGACTTCAACGCACTGGCGCTATTGTTACGGATCCCAACGCGGAATACACAGGCTCGTGCTGTCTTACAAAGAGAATTTAACAACCTTTTGGTCATGGGGACTGACAGAAGGtttgatgaagatgatgataaaAGC TTTAGGAGAGCAccttcatggggaaaaaaatttagAGCAAAGGACATTCGTGGCTTAGCTGCTGCATCCATGTCCATCCATGCTATAAATATCCTTTCATATCAATTCATGTTCTTATacctaattttagtttttcaaatgaatgtacTGTAA
- the LOC134384977 gene encoding heat shock factor-binding protein 1-like translates to MAETDPKTVQDLTSVVQTLLQQMQDKFQTVSDQIIGRIDDMSSRIDDLEKNISDLMTQPGVEELEGEKIPATPKS, encoded by the coding sequence ATGGCCGAGACTGACCCCAAGACCGTGCAGGATCTCACCTCGGTGGTGCAGACACTTCTGCAACAGATGCAAGATAAATTTCAGACCGTGTCTGACCAGATCATTGGAAGAATTGATGATATGAGTAGTCGCATTGATGATCTGGAGAAAAACATCTCAGACCTCATGACACAGCCTGGGGTGGAAGAACTGGAAGGTGAAAAGATACCCGCCACACCAAAGAGTTGA